One Gossypium hirsutum isolate 1008001.06 chromosome A11, Gossypium_hirsutum_v2.1, whole genome shotgun sequence genomic window carries:
- the LOC107924370 gene encoding auxin-induced protein AUX28 yields the protein MEVGVKMGMKGEGDEVGGKEKEKMGYEETELRLGLPGDGEVVRKRDFSHTVDLKLNLISTSPTDDKDKNIVPSHLDPAKPPPAKAQVVGWPPVRSFRKNMLATQKSSGSEDSGEKAAFVKVSMDGAPYLRKVDLRMYKTYQQLSDALAKMFSSFTIGNCGSQGLLKDFMNESKLMDLLNGSDYVPTYEDKDGDWMLVGDVPWEMFIESCKRLRIMKGTEAIGLAPRAMEKCKNRS from the exons ATGGAAGTAGGGGTGAAGATGGGGATGAAAGGAGAAGGAGATGAAGTGGGAGGTAAGGAGAAGGAGAAAATGGGGTATGAAGAGACAGAGCTGAGGCTAGGGTTGCCTGGTGATGGTGAGGTTGTAAGGAAGAGAGACTTCTCCCACACTGTTGATTTGAAGCTTAACCTAATTTCCACCTCTCCAACTGATGACAAGGACAAAAATATTGTCCCTTCTCACCTTGATCCTGCTAAGCCTCCACCTGCCAA gGCTCAAGTTGTGGGATGGCCACCAGTCCGGTCATTCCGAAAGAACATGTTAGCGACCCAAAAGAGCAGCGGCAGCGAGGACAGTGGTGAGAAGGCCGCCTTTGTGAAGGTTAGCATGGACGGCGCACCCTATCTCCGGAAAGTGGACCTGAGGATGTACAAAACTTACCAACAACTCTCCGATGCTCTTGCTAAAATGTTCAGTTCTTTCACTATTG GAAATTGTGGAAGCCAAGGGTTATTGAAGGATTTCATGAATGAGAGTAAGCTAATGGATCTGCTTAATGGCTCTGATTATGTTCCAACCTATGAAGACAAAGATGGTGATTGGATGCTTGTTGGTGATGTCCCTTGGGA GATGTTTATTGAATCATGTAAAAGGCTGCGCATCATGAAAGGAACCGAAGCAATTGGGCTAG CACCAAGAGCTATGGAGAAATGCAAGAATAGAAGCTGA
- the LOC107924369 gene encoding putative uridine kinase C227.14 isoform X4 → MEISSISTTTIHYFCPSTESLLFKRVKLPSRDQHLVSISLNSRTEQRLLARPCSLAHKGNSVKVKCSQKREIPVLEASSMDEVFDILAERILPTSSVASNPNTKHIVGLAGPPGSGKSTLASEVTQRINKFWLQSACSSDPQVKPPDVAIVVPMDGFHLYRSQLDAMENPEEAHARRGAPWTFDPVLLLNCLKSLRKQGSVYAPSFAHGIGDPIEDDIFVSLQHKVVIVEGNYLLSDEGVWKEVSSIFDEKWFIDVDLDTAMQRVLKRHISTGNPPDVAQWRIDYNDRPNAEFIMKSKKNADLVIKSIDFSQR, encoded by the exons ATGGAGATTTCTTCAATTTCCACTACTACAATACACTACTTCTGTCCCTCAACAG AGTCTTTGCTGTTCAAGAGAGTTAAGCTTCCTTCACGGGATCAACATCTGGTGTCTATTTCTTTGAATTCAAGAACTGAACAGCGTTTATTAGCTCGGCCATGTTCTCTTGCTCACAAGGGGAACTCGGTGAAG GTTAAATGTAGTCAAAAGAGAGAAATTCCGGTTTTAGAGGCCAG TTCTATGGATGAGGTTTTTGATATTTTGGCTGAACGTATTCTTCCTACATCATCAGTAGCATCAAATCCTAATACAAA GCATATTGTCGGTTTAGCTGGGCCTCCTGGTTCTGGGAAAAGCACTCTAGCTTCTGAAGTTACACAGCGCATAAACAAGTTTTGGTTGCAAAGTGCTTGTTCTTCTGATCCTCAAGTTAAGCCTCCTGATGTGGCTATAGTTGTTCCGATGGATGGATTCCATCTATATCGTTCCCAACTAGATGCAATGGAG AATCCAGAAGAAGCACATGCAAGAAGGGGAG CTCCTTGGACTTTTGACCCTGTGCTACTGCTTAATTGCCTCAAGAGTCTAAGGAAACAG GGTTCTGTTTATGCACCATCATTTGCCCATGGTATTGGAGATCCTATTGAAGATGATATCTTTGTGAGCCTTCA GCATAAAGTGGTCATAGTCGAAGGAAATTATCTATTGTCTGATGAAGGGGTTTGGAAGGAGGTATCATCTATATTTGATGAGAAGTG GTTCATTGATGTTGACCTTGACACGGCAATGCAACGAGTTCTAAAAAGGCATATATCAACAG GAAATCCCCCTGATGTTGCTCAATGGCGG ATAGACTACAATGATCGACCCAATGCGGAATTTATaatgaaatcaaagaaaaatgctGACTTGGTGATCAAGTCTATTGACTTCTCCCAAAGATAA
- the LOC107924369 gene encoding putative uridine kinase C227.14 isoform X2, protein MEISSISTTTIHYFCPSTESLLFKRVKLPSRDQHLVSISLNSRTEQRLLARPCSLAHKGNSVKVKCSQKREIPVLEASSMDEVFDILAERILPTSSVASNPNTKHIVGLAGPPGSGKSTLASEVTQRINKFWLQSACSSDPQVKPPDVAIVVPMDGFHLYRSQLDAMENPEEAHARRGAPWTFDPVLLLNCLKSLRKQGSVYAPSFAHGIGDPIEDDIFVSLQHKVVIVEGNYLLSDEGVWKEVSSIFDEKWFIDVDLDTAMQRVLKRHISTGNPPDVAQWRVSEIDYNDRPNAEFIMKSKKNADLVIKSIDFSQR, encoded by the exons ATGGAGATTTCTTCAATTTCCACTACTACAATACACTACTTCTGTCCCTCAACAG AGTCTTTGCTGTTCAAGAGAGTTAAGCTTCCTTCACGGGATCAACATCTGGTGTCTATTTCTTTGAATTCAAGAACTGAACAGCGTTTATTAGCTCGGCCATGTTCTCTTGCTCACAAGGGGAACTCGGTGAAG GTTAAATGTAGTCAAAAGAGAGAAATTCCGGTTTTAGAGGCCAG TTCTATGGATGAGGTTTTTGATATTTTGGCTGAACGTATTCTTCCTACATCATCAGTAGCATCAAATCCTAATACAAA GCATATTGTCGGTTTAGCTGGGCCTCCTGGTTCTGGGAAAAGCACTCTAGCTTCTGAAGTTACACAGCGCATAAACAAGTTTTGGTTGCAAAGTGCTTGTTCTTCTGATCCTCAAGTTAAGCCTCCTGATGTGGCTATAGTTGTTCCGATGGATGGATTCCATCTATATCGTTCCCAACTAGATGCAATGGAG AATCCAGAAGAAGCACATGCAAGAAGGGGAG CTCCTTGGACTTTTGACCCTGTGCTACTGCTTAATTGCCTCAAGAGTCTAAGGAAACAG GGTTCTGTTTATGCACCATCATTTGCCCATGGTATTGGAGATCCTATTGAAGATGATATCTTTGTGAGCCTTCA GCATAAAGTGGTCATAGTCGAAGGAAATTATCTATTGTCTGATGAAGGGGTTTGGAAGGAGGTATCATCTATATTTGATGAGAAGTG GTTCATTGATGTTGACCTTGACACGGCAATGCAACGAGTTCTAAAAAGGCATATATCAACAG GAAATCCCCCTGATGTTGCTCAATGGCGGGTAAGTGAG ATAGACTACAATGATCGACCCAATGCGGAATTTATaatgaaatcaaagaaaaatgctGACTTGGTGATCAAGTCTATTGACTTCTCCCAAAGATAA
- the LOC107924369 gene encoding putative uridine kinase C227.14 isoform X3, producing the protein MEISSISTTTIHYFCPSTESLLFKRVKLPSRDQHLVSISLNSRTEQRLLARPCSLAHKGNSVKVKCSQKREIPVLEASSMDEVFDILAERILPTSSVASNPNTKSCRHIVGLAGPPGSGKSTLASEVTQRINKFWLQSACSSDPQVKPPDVAIVVPMDGFHLYRSQLDAMENPEEAHARRGAPWTFDPVLLLNCLKSLRKQGSVYAPSFAHGIGDPIEDDIFVSLQHKVVIVEGNYLLSDEGVWKEVSSIFDEKWFIDVDLDTAMQRVLKRHISTGNPPDVAQWRIDYNDRPNAEFIMKSKKNADLVIKSIDFSQR; encoded by the exons ATGGAGATTTCTTCAATTTCCACTACTACAATACACTACTTCTGTCCCTCAACAG AGTCTTTGCTGTTCAAGAGAGTTAAGCTTCCTTCACGGGATCAACATCTGGTGTCTATTTCTTTGAATTCAAGAACTGAACAGCGTTTATTAGCTCGGCCATGTTCTCTTGCTCACAAGGGGAACTCGGTGAAG GTTAAATGTAGTCAAAAGAGAGAAATTCCGGTTTTAGAGGCCAG TTCTATGGATGAGGTTTTTGATATTTTGGCTGAACGTATTCTTCCTACATCATCAGTAGCATCAAATCCTAATACAAA GTCATGCAGGCATATTGTCGGTTTAGCTGGGCCTCCTGGTTCTGGGAAAAGCACTCTAGCTTCTGAAGTTACACAGCGCATAAACAAGTTTTGGTTGCAAAGTGCTTGTTCTTCTGATCCTCAAGTTAAGCCTCCTGATGTGGCTATAGTTGTTCCGATGGATGGATTCCATCTATATCGTTCCCAACTAGATGCAATGGAG AATCCAGAAGAAGCACATGCAAGAAGGGGAG CTCCTTGGACTTTTGACCCTGTGCTACTGCTTAATTGCCTCAAGAGTCTAAGGAAACAG GGTTCTGTTTATGCACCATCATTTGCCCATGGTATTGGAGATCCTATTGAAGATGATATCTTTGTGAGCCTTCA GCATAAAGTGGTCATAGTCGAAGGAAATTATCTATTGTCTGATGAAGGGGTTTGGAAGGAGGTATCATCTATATTTGATGAGAAGTG GTTCATTGATGTTGACCTTGACACGGCAATGCAACGAGTTCTAAAAAGGCATATATCAACAG GAAATCCCCCTGATGTTGCTCAATGGCGG ATAGACTACAATGATCGACCCAATGCGGAATTTATaatgaaatcaaagaaaaatgctGACTTGGTGATCAAGTCTATTGACTTCTCCCAAAGATAA
- the LOC107924369 gene encoding putative uridine kinase C227.14 isoform X1 yields MEISSISTTTIHYFCPSTESLLFKRVKLPSRDQHLVSISLNSRTEQRLLARPCSLAHKGNSVKVKCSQKREIPVLEASSMDEVFDILAERILPTSSVASNPNTKSCRHIVGLAGPPGSGKSTLASEVTQRINKFWLQSACSSDPQVKPPDVAIVVPMDGFHLYRSQLDAMENPEEAHARRGAPWTFDPVLLLNCLKSLRKQGSVYAPSFAHGIGDPIEDDIFVSLQHKVVIVEGNYLLSDEGVWKEVSSIFDEKWFIDVDLDTAMQRVLKRHISTGNPPDVAQWRVSEIDYNDRPNAEFIMKSKKNADLVIKSIDFSQR; encoded by the exons ATGGAGATTTCTTCAATTTCCACTACTACAATACACTACTTCTGTCCCTCAACAG AGTCTTTGCTGTTCAAGAGAGTTAAGCTTCCTTCACGGGATCAACATCTGGTGTCTATTTCTTTGAATTCAAGAACTGAACAGCGTTTATTAGCTCGGCCATGTTCTCTTGCTCACAAGGGGAACTCGGTGAAG GTTAAATGTAGTCAAAAGAGAGAAATTCCGGTTTTAGAGGCCAG TTCTATGGATGAGGTTTTTGATATTTTGGCTGAACGTATTCTTCCTACATCATCAGTAGCATCAAATCCTAATACAAA GTCATGCAGGCATATTGTCGGTTTAGCTGGGCCTCCTGGTTCTGGGAAAAGCACTCTAGCTTCTGAAGTTACACAGCGCATAAACAAGTTTTGGTTGCAAAGTGCTTGTTCTTCTGATCCTCAAGTTAAGCCTCCTGATGTGGCTATAGTTGTTCCGATGGATGGATTCCATCTATATCGTTCCCAACTAGATGCAATGGAG AATCCAGAAGAAGCACATGCAAGAAGGGGAG CTCCTTGGACTTTTGACCCTGTGCTACTGCTTAATTGCCTCAAGAGTCTAAGGAAACAG GGTTCTGTTTATGCACCATCATTTGCCCATGGTATTGGAGATCCTATTGAAGATGATATCTTTGTGAGCCTTCA GCATAAAGTGGTCATAGTCGAAGGAAATTATCTATTGTCTGATGAAGGGGTTTGGAAGGAGGTATCATCTATATTTGATGAGAAGTG GTTCATTGATGTTGACCTTGACACGGCAATGCAACGAGTTCTAAAAAGGCATATATCAACAG GAAATCCCCCTGATGTTGCTCAATGGCGGGTAAGTGAG ATAGACTACAATGATCGACCCAATGCGGAATTTATaatgaaatcaaagaaaaatgctGACTTGGTGATCAAGTCTATTGACTTCTCCCAAAGATAA
- the LOC107924369 gene encoding putative uridine kinase C227.14 isoform X5 has protein sequence MEISSISTTTIHYFCPSTESLLFKRVKLPSRDQHLVSISLNSRTEQRLLARPCSLAHKGNSVKVKCSQKREIPVLEASSMDEVFDILAERILPTSSVASNPNTKSCRHIVGLAGPPGSGKSTLASEVTQRINKFWLQSACSSDPQVKPPDVAIVVPMDGFHLYRSQLDAMENPEEAHARRGAPWTFDPVLLLNCLKSLRKQGSVYAPSFAHGIGDPIEDDIFVSLQHKVVIVEGNYLLSDEGVWKEVSSIFDEKWKSP, from the exons ATGGAGATTTCTTCAATTTCCACTACTACAATACACTACTTCTGTCCCTCAACAG AGTCTTTGCTGTTCAAGAGAGTTAAGCTTCCTTCACGGGATCAACATCTGGTGTCTATTTCTTTGAATTCAAGAACTGAACAGCGTTTATTAGCTCGGCCATGTTCTCTTGCTCACAAGGGGAACTCGGTGAAG GTTAAATGTAGTCAAAAGAGAGAAATTCCGGTTTTAGAGGCCAG TTCTATGGATGAGGTTTTTGATATTTTGGCTGAACGTATTCTTCCTACATCATCAGTAGCATCAAATCCTAATACAAA GTCATGCAGGCATATTGTCGGTTTAGCTGGGCCTCCTGGTTCTGGGAAAAGCACTCTAGCTTCTGAAGTTACACAGCGCATAAACAAGTTTTGGTTGCAAAGTGCTTGTTCTTCTGATCCTCAAGTTAAGCCTCCTGATGTGGCTATAGTTGTTCCGATGGATGGATTCCATCTATATCGTTCCCAACTAGATGCAATGGAG AATCCAGAAGAAGCACATGCAAGAAGGGGAG CTCCTTGGACTTTTGACCCTGTGCTACTGCTTAATTGCCTCAAGAGTCTAAGGAAACAG GGTTCTGTTTATGCACCATCATTTGCCCATGGTATTGGAGATCCTATTGAAGATGATATCTTTGTGAGCCTTCA GCATAAAGTGGTCATAGTCGAAGGAAATTATCTATTGTCTGATGAAGGGGTTTGGAAGGAGGTATCATCTATATTTGATGAGAAGTG GAAATCCCCCTGA
- the LOC107923984 gene encoding phospholipase A1-Igamma1, chloroplastic: MAISLSKTFLSIAHQVFPSEKCRPVSFSGREPQLQRTTSMGFATRSLRMPRVSSKTSGSLFSSIDELDKETREERRVADVWREIHGVDDWVGMLDPMDPLLRSELIRYGEMAQACYDAFDFDPFSKYCGSCRFTPRQFFDSLAMADHGYVVSRYIFATSNINLPNFFKKSRWPKVWSKSANWIGYVAVSNDEISKRLGRRDIVVAWRGTVTRLEWIADLMDFLKPISSNKIPCPDSTVKVESGFLDLYTDKDVNCRFCKFSAREQILTEVKRLLEIYQLEELSLTITGHSLGSALAILSAYDIVETGLNVLQDSRAVPVSVFSFSGPRVGNVRFKERMEVLGVKVLRVVNVHDIVPKSPGLFFNENVPLLLMKMAERLPWSYSHVGVELSLDHKNSPFLKETGDLSCAHNLEALFHLLDGYHGKGHRFVLASGRDPALVNKATDFLKDHYLVPPYWRQYENKGMVRNEDGRWMQPERPKLDDQPEDTHRYLKQLGLASHH, translated from the exons ATGGCCATTTCTCTATCCAAAACCTTTCTTTCCATTGCTCATCAGGTTTTTCCGTCTGAAAAATGCCGTCCGGTGTCGTTTTCAGGCCGGGAACCTCAGCTTCAACGTACTACAAGTATGGGATTTGCCACAAGGTCGCTTAGGATGCCTAGGGTTTCGTCTAAAACAAGCGGCTCCTTGTTCTCTTCCATCGACGAACTCGACAAGGAAACACGAGAAGAAAGACGAGTGGCGGATGTATGGAGAGAAATCCATGGCGTGGATGACTGGGTTGGGATGTTAGATCCTATGGACCCTCTTCTACGGTCGGAGCTGATTCGATATGGCGAGATGGCACAAGCCTGTTACGATGCTTTCGATTTCGACCCATTTTCCAAATACTGTGGAAGTTGCAGGTTCACGCCCCGTCAGTTCTTTGACTCCCTAGCCATGGCGGACCATGGTTACGTGGTCTCCAGGTACATCTTCGCAACATCCAACATTAACCTTCCCAATTTTTTCAAGAAATCTCGGTGGCCCAAAGTGTGGAGCAAGAGTGCGAATTGGATAGGCTACGTCGCTGTTTCCAACGACGAAATATCCAAACGCTTAGGCCGTCGCGACATCGTCGTCGCTTGGAGGGGAACCGTGACCCGCCTGGAGTGGATTGCGGATTTAATGGATTTCCTCAAACCCATTTCTTCGAACAAAATCCCATGCCCCGATTCAACAGTAAAAGTAGAATCAGGCTTCCTCGATCTCTACACCGACAAAGATGTGAATTGCCGCTTCTGCAAGTTCTCAGCGAGGGAACAAATTTTAACCGAAGTGAAAAGGTTACTCGAAATCTACCAGCTTGAAGAGCTAAGCTTAACAATAACTGGTCACAGTTTAGGCAGTGCCTTGGCAATTCTCAGCGCATATGATATCGTGGAAACGGGTCTAAATGTGCTGCAAGATAGCAGAGCTGTCCCAGTGAGCGTGTTTTCCTTTTCGGGTCCTAGGGTAGGTAACGTGAGGTTCAAGGAACGGATGGAAGTGCTGGGAGTTAAAGTGTTGAGGGTGGTGAATGTGCATGACATAGTCCCTAAATCCCCAGGATTGTTCTTCAACGAAAACGTGCCACTATTGTTGATGAAGATGGCTGAGAGGTTGCCCTGGAGTTACTCTCATGTCGGAGTTGAACTGTCTTTGGATCATAAAAACTCGCCATTTCTAAAAGAGACGGGCGACCTTAGTTGCGCACATAATTTGGAAGCTCTTTTCCATTTACTTGACGG GTACCATGGAAAAGGCCATAGATTTGTGCTGGCAAGTGGAAGGGACCCTGCTTTGGTGAACAAGGCAACTGACTTTTTGAAAGATCATTATTTGGTTCCACCATATTGGAGGCAATATGAGAACAAGGGGATGGTAAGGAACGAGGACGGCCGTTGGATGCAGCCTGAACGGCCGAAACTCGACGACCAACCTGAAGATACACACCGATATCTCAAGCAATTAGGCTTGGCATCTCatcattag
- the LOC107923983 gene encoding glutathione reductase, chloroplastic isoform X1, with translation MATTSFTAPKLSSPTFQTLCRNFPLSLPIPKTLSSFSFHLSPFLSRFHLHHHHYHPPRFHPRRLFAVRAESENGAEPIRHYDFDLFTIGAGSGGVRASRFAANFGASVAVCELPFSTISSETTGGVGGTCVLRGCVPKKLMVYASKYSHEFDESNGFGWKYDTEPKHDWSTLMANKNAELQRLTGIYKNILNKAGVTLIEGRGKIVDPHTVDVDGKLYTARNILISVGGRPFIPDIPGREYAIDSDAALDLPSKPEKVAIVGGGYIALEFAGIFNGLTSEVHVFIRQKKVLRGFDEEIRDFVGEQMALRGIQFHTEESPQAIVKSADGSLSLKTNKGTIEGFSHIMFATGRRPNTKNLGLESVGVKINKNGAIEVDEYSRTTVPSIWAVGDVTDRINLTPVALMEGAALAKTLFQNEPTKPDYRAVPSAVFSQPPIGQVGLTEEQAIKEYGDIDVYTANFRPLKATLSGLPDRVFMKLIVCAKTNKVIGLHMCGEDSAEIAQGFAVAVKAGLTKADFDATVGIHPTSAEEFVTMRSPTRKIRQSSESQVDADCNLYYDANKLVGGKNGSDTKFPLCILVKTCMPCHTS, from the exons ATGGCTACCACGTCTTTTACTGCTCCTAAACTCTCTTCCCCAACTTTCCAAACCCTTTGCAGAAATTTTCCTCTTTCCCTCCCTATCCCCAAGaccctttcttctttttctttccacCTTTCTCCCTTCCTCTCTCGCTTCCACCTCCACCACCATCACTACCACCCCCCTCGGTTCCACCCCCGCCGCCTCTTTGCCGTTCGTGCCGAATCCGAGAATGGCGCTGAGCCGATTCGCCACTATGATTTCGACCTCTTTACTATAGGCGCCGGTAGTGGTGGTGTTCGTGCTTCCCGTTTCGCTGCCAATTTTGGTGCTTCTGTTGCTGTTTGTGAGCTTCCGTTTTCGACTATTTCTTCTGAGACCACCGGCGGCGTTGGCGGGAC ATGCGTTCTTAGAGGATGTGTACCAAAGAAACTAATGGTTTACGCATCAAAATATTCTCATGAATTTGATGAGAGTAATGGTTTTGGATGGAAATATGACACGGAACCAAAGCATGATTGGAGCACCCTGATGGCTAATAAAAATGCCGAGTTACAGCGTCTTACGGGTATTTACAAGAACATTCTCAACAAAGCAGGTGTCACATTAATCGAAGGCCGTGGAAAG ATTGTGGATCCACACACTGTTGATGTAGATGGAAAGCTTTACACTGCAAGGAATATACTGATTTCAGTTGGTGGACGTCCATTTATTCCTGATATTCCAGGAAGGGAGTATGCGATAGATTCTGATGCGGCCCTTGATTTGCCCTCAAAACCAGAGAAAGTTGCTATAGTTGGTGGGGGATATATAGCTTTGGAATTTGCTGGCATTTTCAATGGACTGACAAGTGAGGTTCATGTATTTATACGTCAGAAGAAAGTTTTACGAGGGTTTGATGAAGAG ATCAGGGATTTTGTTGGAGAACAAATGGCTCTACGGGGAATTCAATTTCATACAGAGGAGTCACCTCAGGCAATTGTTAAGTCAGCTGATGGTTCACTGTCCCTGAAGACCAACAAAGGAACAATTGAAGGCTTTTCACATATAATGTTTGCAACTGGTCGAAGGCCTAATACAAAG AACTTAGGATTGGAGTCTGTAGGAGTGAAAATTAACAAGAACGGAGCAATAGAG GTTGATGAATACTCGCGTACTACAGTACCTTCCATTTGGGCTGTAGGGGATGTCACAGATAGAATAAATTTGACACCTGTTGCTTTGATGGAAGGAGCAGCATTAGCAAAAACACTGTTTCAGAATGAACCAACGAAACCTGATTATAG GGCTGTACCCTCGGCCGTCTTTTCCCAGCCACCTATTGGACAAGTTGGTCTTACTGAAGAACAG GCTATAAAAGAATATGGTGATATCGATGTCTACACAGCAAACTTCAGGCCGTTGAAGGCCACTCTTTCGGGGCTTCCTGATCGGGTATTCATGAAACTTATAGTCTGTGCAAAGACAAACAAAGTTATTGGTTTGCACATGTGTGGAGAAGATTCAGCTGAAATTGCGCAG GGATTTGCAGTTGCTGTCAAAGCTGGCTTGACTAAAGCAGACTTTGATGCCACTGTGGGTATTCATCCAACATCAGCTGAGGAGTTTGTCACAATGCGGTCTCCTACTAGGAAAATACGACAGAGCTCTGAGTCTCAG GTTGATGCTGATTGTAACCTCTATTACGATGCAAACAAGCTGGTTGGTGGAAAAAATGGTTCTGACACGAAATTTCCCCTTTGCATCCTAGTCAAAACATGCATGCCATGCCATACATCATAA
- the LOC107923983 gene encoding glutathione reductase, chloroplastic isoform X2: protein MATTSFTAPKLSSPTFQTLCRNFPLSLPIPKTLSSFSFHLSPFLSRFHLHHHHYHPPRFHPRRLFAVRAESENGAEPIRHYDFDLFTIGAGSGGVRASRFAANFGASVAVCELPFSTISSETTGGVGGTCVLRGCVPKKLMVYASKYSHEFDESNGFGWKYDTEPKHDWSTLMANKNAELQRLTGIYKNILNKAGVTLIEGRGKIVDPHTVDVDGKLYTARNILISVGGRPFIPDIPGREYAIDSDAALDLPSKPEKVAIVGGGYIALEFAGIFNGLTSEVHVFIRQKKVLRGFDEEIRDFVGEQMALRGIQFHTEESPQAIVKSADGSLSLKTNKGTIEGFSHIMFATGRRPNTKNLGLESVGVKINKNGAIEVDEYSRTTVPSIWAVGDVTDRINLTPVALMEGAALAKTLFQNEPTKPDYRAVPSAVFSQPPIGQVGLTEEQAIKEYGDIDVYTANFRPLKATLSGLPDRVFMKLIVCAKTNKVIGLHMCGEDSAEIAQGFAVAVKAGLTKADFDATVGIHPTSAEEFVTMRSPTRKIRQSSESQGNMGHEAKTAAGV, encoded by the exons ATGGCTACCACGTCTTTTACTGCTCCTAAACTCTCTTCCCCAACTTTCCAAACCCTTTGCAGAAATTTTCCTCTTTCCCTCCCTATCCCCAAGaccctttcttctttttctttccacCTTTCTCCCTTCCTCTCTCGCTTCCACCTCCACCACCATCACTACCACCCCCCTCGGTTCCACCCCCGCCGCCTCTTTGCCGTTCGTGCCGAATCCGAGAATGGCGCTGAGCCGATTCGCCACTATGATTTCGACCTCTTTACTATAGGCGCCGGTAGTGGTGGTGTTCGTGCTTCCCGTTTCGCTGCCAATTTTGGTGCTTCTGTTGCTGTTTGTGAGCTTCCGTTTTCGACTATTTCTTCTGAGACCACCGGCGGCGTTGGCGGGAC ATGCGTTCTTAGAGGATGTGTACCAAAGAAACTAATGGTTTACGCATCAAAATATTCTCATGAATTTGATGAGAGTAATGGTTTTGGATGGAAATATGACACGGAACCAAAGCATGATTGGAGCACCCTGATGGCTAATAAAAATGCCGAGTTACAGCGTCTTACGGGTATTTACAAGAACATTCTCAACAAAGCAGGTGTCACATTAATCGAAGGCCGTGGAAAG ATTGTGGATCCACACACTGTTGATGTAGATGGAAAGCTTTACACTGCAAGGAATATACTGATTTCAGTTGGTGGACGTCCATTTATTCCTGATATTCCAGGAAGGGAGTATGCGATAGATTCTGATGCGGCCCTTGATTTGCCCTCAAAACCAGAGAAAGTTGCTATAGTTGGTGGGGGATATATAGCTTTGGAATTTGCTGGCATTTTCAATGGACTGACAAGTGAGGTTCATGTATTTATACGTCAGAAGAAAGTTTTACGAGGGTTTGATGAAGAG ATCAGGGATTTTGTTGGAGAACAAATGGCTCTACGGGGAATTCAATTTCATACAGAGGAGTCACCTCAGGCAATTGTTAAGTCAGCTGATGGTTCACTGTCCCTGAAGACCAACAAAGGAACAATTGAAGGCTTTTCACATATAATGTTTGCAACTGGTCGAAGGCCTAATACAAAG AACTTAGGATTGGAGTCTGTAGGAGTGAAAATTAACAAGAACGGAGCAATAGAG GTTGATGAATACTCGCGTACTACAGTACCTTCCATTTGGGCTGTAGGGGATGTCACAGATAGAATAAATTTGACACCTGTTGCTTTGATGGAAGGAGCAGCATTAGCAAAAACACTGTTTCAGAATGAACCAACGAAACCTGATTATAG GGCTGTACCCTCGGCCGTCTTTTCCCAGCCACCTATTGGACAAGTTGGTCTTACTGAAGAACAG GCTATAAAAGAATATGGTGATATCGATGTCTACACAGCAAACTTCAGGCCGTTGAAGGCCACTCTTTCGGGGCTTCCTGATCGGGTATTCATGAAACTTATAGTCTGTGCAAAGACAAACAAAGTTATTGGTTTGCACATGTGTGGAGAAGATTCAGCTGAAATTGCGCAG GGATTTGCAGTTGCTGTCAAAGCTGGCTTGACTAAAGCAGACTTTGATGCCACTGTGGGTATTCATCCAACATCAGCTGAGGAGTTTGTCACAATGCGGTCTCCTACTAGGAAAATACGACAGAGCTCTGAGTCTCAG GGAAACATGGGTCATGAGGCAAAAACTGCAGCAGGGGTTTAG